The following proteins are co-located in the Nitrospirota bacterium genome:
- a CDS encoding DUF3313 domain-containing protein, with product MTAWISVLALIAALLVGCSPTKQARSMETSGFLGDIYPRMHKGGDNEGLLLYKNPKILLIPRGTYKKILLDPVQIWGEASADPAKQKEMQQVAEMLHSLVYRSLEKDYEMVTSPGPNTLRIQAALTRADKADVVLRAASTIPAPMNVLALSSLVKNLGTGKPMFVGEISAEIKMLDAQSGEVLAASADRRVGNKRLDVDSFDSWDDVHKAMEFWAEQIRYRLCQQRGGGNCVMPKS from the coding sequence ATGACCGCCTGGATCTCGGTTCTTGCCCTTATTGCCGCCCTGCTGGTCGGATGTTCACCGACGAAGCAGGCGCGATCCATGGAAACCTCCGGCTTCCTGGGCGACATCTACCCGCGCATGCACAAGGGCGGGGACAACGAAGGGCTGTTGCTCTACAAGAATCCGAAAATCCTCCTGATCCCGCGCGGCACCTACAAAAAGATTCTCCTGGATCCGGTCCAAATTTGGGGCGAGGCCTCAGCCGATCCGGCCAAACAGAAAGAGATGCAGCAGGTGGCAGAGATGCTGCACAGCCTGGTCTACCGAAGCCTGGAGAAAGACTATGAAATGGTCACGAGCCCAGGCCCGAACACCTTACGTATTCAAGCAGCGCTAACCAGAGCGGACAAGGCCGACGTCGTCCTGCGCGCCGCCTCCACCATACCCGCGCCGATGAACGTCCTGGCCTTGAGTTCCCTGGTGAAAAACCTGGGCACGGGCAAGCCGATGTTCGTGGGCGAGATCAGTGCCGAAATCAAAATGCTCGACGCGCAGAGCGGCGAGGTGTTGGCCGCGTCCGCGGATCGCCGGGTCGGCAACAAGCGCCTGGATGTGGACTCGTTTGACTCCTGGGACGACGTGCACAAAGCCATGGAGTTCTGGGCCGAACAGATACGGTACCGGCTGTGCCAGCAGCGGGGCGGGGGCAACTGCGTCATGCCGAAGAGCTGA